In Polyangia bacterium, one genomic interval encodes:
- a CDS encoding glycosyltransferase family protein, producing the protein MKILYGVVGEGMGHAMRSRVVLDHLSEKHDIQVVVSGRAYDYLQARAKEAGLRLGHGPQVKRIWGYSIVYEDNEVDNFRTLLANVKGAVHGWPENVRAYFDVAERFAPDVVISDFESWSYLFAKHRGLPVISLDNIQMLNRCTHAPGILRGHEVDFRLAKAIVKAKVAGAFHYLITTFFYPPVRKPRTSLHPPILRPEILAARPGEGQHLLVYQTSTSNSALPELLARCGLECRLYGLRRDLQTEVVEGNLRYRPFSEVGFVDDLRTARGVIAGGGFTLMGEAVYLRRPMLAVPVGKQFEQLLNARYLEAEGFGLCAEELTAVNLGQFLERLPDFARCLNGYRQDGNTELLAHLDLVLAAAVRGDATAATDD; encoded by the coding sequence ATGAAGATTCTCTACGGCGTGGTGGGCGAGGGGATGGGGCACGCCATGCGATCGCGCGTGGTGCTGGATCATCTCAGCGAAAAGCACGACATCCAGGTGGTGGTGTCGGGGCGCGCGTACGATTACTTGCAGGCTCGCGCCAAGGAAGCGGGCCTTCGCTTGGGCCACGGGCCGCAAGTCAAACGCATCTGGGGTTACAGCATCGTCTATGAAGACAACGAGGTAGACAACTTTCGCACGCTGCTGGCCAACGTGAAGGGCGCGGTGCACGGCTGGCCCGAGAACGTGCGCGCCTACTTTGACGTCGCCGAACGTTTCGCGCCCGACGTGGTCATCTCGGACTTTGAAAGCTGGAGCTATCTGTTCGCCAAGCACCGTGGCCTGCCGGTGATCTCCCTGGACAACATCCAGATGCTGAACCGCTGCACGCACGCGCCCGGGATCCTGCGCGGGCACGAGGTGGACTTTCGACTGGCCAAGGCCATCGTCAAGGCGAAGGTGGCGGGGGCGTTTCACTATCTCATCACGACGTTCTTCTATCCGCCGGTGCGCAAGCCGCGCACCTCGCTGCACCCGCCCATCTTGCGGCCGGAGATCCTGGCGGCGCGCCCGGGCGAAGGCCAGCACCTCTTGGTGTACCAGACGTCGACGTCGAACAGCGCGCTTCCAGAGCTCCTGGCCCGCTGCGGGCTCGAGTGCCGCCTCTATGGACTGCGCCGCGATCTGCAGACCGAGGTGGTGGAAGGCAACCTGCGCTATCGCCCGTTCAGCGAGGTCGGCTTCGTCGACGATCTGCGCACCGCGCGCGGCGTGATCGCCGGCGGCGGCTTCACGCTGATGGGCGAGGCGGTCTATCTGCGGCGCCCGATGCTGGCCGTGCCGGTGGGCAAACAGTTCGAGCAGCTTCTGAATGCGCGCTACCTGGAAGCGGAAGGCTTCGGCTTGTGCGCCGAAGAGCTGACCGCGGTGAACCTGGGTCAGTTCTTGGAGCGGCTGCCGGATTTCGCGCGCTGCCTGAACGGCTATCGGCAAGACGGCAACACCGAGCTCCTGGCTCACCTTGACCTGGTGCTGGCCGCTGCCGTCAGAGGCGACGCGACCGCCGCGACCGACGACTGA
- a CDS encoding polysaccharide deacetylase family protein encodes MRRSFQRLSVMACTMLLASCGSSGGNNNAGSGGTSGSGGSGSGSGGTSGSGSGGKSGSGGSGNTGSGGTSGGDAGTGGTIVGGKALTGDGCAGGTCQNPMCKALGTAATFDLTNVPQIGFELQPMYIPNDTIIPTFDDVPDGTTDPSDPTYKVYGPGNNTKAILAFFKTNNIHADFFVNTNNWCGDISMDDDCLATLTDILTNHNVANHTIHHIHMGMDLMPDIITDDSTNPPTMISIPTGCTDTTKPSCTDELNGVEDLVSRLSYGGRPHLTRFRAPFGEPYQAQGTGLAQVSADVAKFAVEVGWHMDSLDSSCDDSVATAPCFTGQQIFNNVVQLIGTGPGTRWGVVLMHGTFPWTKDAVPMLFDPKTGYLATHGFKLATVEDAICWKYGMHSWEIVQKLSGQARSPN; translated from the coding sequence ATGAGGCGATCATTTCAGCGGCTGTCGGTCATGGCGTGCACGATGCTGCTGGCCAGCTGTGGATCCTCCGGCGGTAACAACAACGCTGGCAGCGGCGGCACCAGCGGCAGCGGCGGCAGCGGCTCGGGCAGCGGTGGCACCAGCGGCAGCGGCTCGGGTGGCAAGAGCGGCAGCGGTGGCAGCGGGAACACCGGCAGCGGCGGCACCAGCGGCGGCGACGCCGGAACCGGTGGAACTATCGTCGGGGGCAAGGCGCTGACCGGCGACGGCTGTGCAGGAGGCACCTGCCAGAACCCGATGTGCAAGGCGCTCGGCACAGCGGCGACGTTCGACCTGACCAACGTGCCGCAGATCGGTTTCGAGCTGCAGCCCATGTACATCCCGAACGACACCATCATCCCGACCTTCGACGACGTGCCCGATGGCACGACCGACCCGTCGGATCCGACATATAAAGTTTACGGCCCCGGCAATAACACCAAGGCGATCTTGGCTTTCTTCAAGACGAACAACATCCACGCGGACTTTTTCGTCAACACCAACAACTGGTGCGGCGACATCTCGATGGATGATGATTGTCTGGCCACCCTGACCGACATCCTCACCAACCACAACGTGGCCAACCACACCATCCATCACATCCACATGGGCATGGATTTGATGCCCGACATCATCACCGACGATTCGACCAATCCGCCAACGATGATCTCGATTCCCACCGGCTGCACCGACACCACCAAGCCCAGCTGCACCGACGAGCTGAACGGCGTCGAAGATCTGGTCAGCCGCCTGTCCTACGGCGGCCGCCCGCACCTGACGCGCTTCCGCGCGCCGTTCGGGGAGCCCTACCAGGCGCAGGGCACGGGCCTGGCTCAGGTCTCGGCCGACGTGGCCAAGTTCGCCGTCGAGGTCGGCTGGCACATGGACTCTCTCGATTCGTCCTGCGACGACTCGGTGGCGACAGCGCCTTGCTTCACCGGCCAGCAGATCTTCAACAATGTCGTGCAGCTGATCGGAACCGGCCCGGGCACGCGCTGGGGCGTGGTGCTGATGCACGGAACCTTCCCATGGACCAAGGACGCCGTTCCCATGCTGTTCGATCCGAAGACCGGCTATCTGGCGACGCACGGCTTCAAGCTGGCGACCGTCGAAGACGCCATCTGCTGGAAGTACGGCATGCACTCCTGGGAGATCGTTCAGAAGCTGAGCGGCCAGGCGCGCAGCCCGAACTAA
- the manA gene encoding mannose-6-phosphate isomerase, class I, with amino-acid sequence MSAPALSPATRAAIEGWTRAPAPLLLTGGVQNYAWGQRNAAAIIPRLLGVAAESDRPYAELWLGAHPVLPATVTVNGVVVNLIDLIAAAPAFVLGQTCLETFGPQLPFLMKVLAAAHPLSIQAHPNRAQAEAGFAREEATGIPLQAAHRMYRDRNHKPELIVALDEFVALKGFRPVEDIQATFARAPELAPLLRAPAPPTSDGVDARSAWLRALFTHLLSPAAVEVDVALAAWLRRLEVEDRAQSLSDGQPAYWVRRAAQTLGAATAATAAPDRGLLAFCLLNLVHLRPGQALFLGPGDLHAYLEGSGIEVMANSDNVLRGGLTPKPIDVEALIATLTFDAGTPQILNAAADGHYNTPAKEFVTARLALPSGGVVTLTGARGADIVLLLEGHGQLADTLARAGQAFLIPAGLGSYRLTAGDTGLLAFRTTTAPPHDWSLLPR; translated from the coding sequence TTGTCCGCTCCCGCGCTGTCACCTGCCACCCGCGCCGCCATCGAAGGGTGGACGCGCGCGCCCGCGCCCCTGCTGTTGACGGGCGGCGTGCAGAATTATGCCTGGGGCCAACGGAACGCCGCCGCGATCATTCCTCGTTTGCTCGGCGTCGCTGCCGAATCGGATCGTCCCTACGCCGAGCTGTGGTTGGGCGCGCATCCCGTGCTGCCGGCGACGGTGACGGTGAACGGCGTTGTGGTGAACCTGATCGATCTGATCGCCGCGGCGCCGGCGTTCGTGCTGGGACAGACTTGCCTCGAGACCTTCGGACCGCAGTTGCCGTTCTTGATGAAGGTGCTGGCCGCGGCGCACCCGCTGTCGATCCAGGCGCATCCGAATCGGGCTCAAGCCGAGGCTGGCTTCGCGCGCGAAGAGGCCACCGGCATCCCGTTGCAGGCCGCGCACCGGATGTACCGCGACCGCAACCACAAACCCGAGCTGATCGTGGCGCTGGACGAATTCGTCGCCTTGAAGGGCTTTCGCCCCGTCGAAGACATCCAGGCCACTTTCGCCCGCGCCCCCGAGCTGGCGCCGCTGTTGCGGGCGCCCGCTCCGCCGACCAGCGACGGCGTTGACGCCCGGTCCGCCTGGTTGCGGGCATTGTTCACGCACCTCTTGTCGCCGGCGGCGGTCGAGGTGGACGTTGCGCTGGCGGCCTGGCTCCGCCGCCTTGAAGTGGAAGACCGCGCCCAATCGCTTTCCGACGGGCAACCCGCCTACTGGGTCCGGCGAGCGGCGCAGACACTGGGCGCGGCGACCGCCGCCACCGCGGCGCCCGATCGCGGCCTGCTGGCGTTCTGCCTTTTGAACCTTGTTCACCTGCGCCCCGGACAGGCGCTGTTCCTCGGTCCCGGCGACCTGCACGCGTACCTGGAAGGCAGCGGGATCGAAGTGATGGCCAACTCCGACAATGTCCTGCGCGGGGGCCTCACGCCCAAGCCCATCGACGTGGAGGCGCTGATCGCCACGCTGACCTTCGACGCCGGCACGCCGCAGATCCTGAACGCCGCCGCCGACGGGCACTACAACACGCCGGCCAAGGAGTTCGTCACCGCCCGACTCGCCCTCCCGTCTGGTGGCGTCGTCACCCTCACCGGCGCGCGCGGCGCCGACATCGTGCTGCTGCTCGAAGGTCACGGCCAGCTCGCCGACACACTCGCTCGGGCTGGCCAGGCGTTCTTGATCCCGGCCGGCCTCGGTTCCTACCGCCTCACCGCCGGCGACACCGGGCTCCTCGCCTTTCGCACCACCACCGCCCCGCCTCATGATTGGTCACTTCTGCCAAGGTGA
- a CDS encoding iron ABC transporter permease, whose translation MNRPRRRPGVAAMLIGCAAVLFLFLFWPLSDSVRGAVVDANGHFTLAYLGSVFRNPIYREGFVNALGVAVFATALAGSVGIGVAVLIERWEFPGRRWLGALVPLPLMVPPFVGAVGIRQILGQTGALNAFLIKLGALDAAHPVDWLRRGRFGVVVALTALHLYPIVFLNVQAALANVNVEMEEAAAMLGCRGLRLFRKVTLPAILPSVFAATSIVLIAGLTELGVPLICDFQRVTSVQIFTGLKDIGRNPLVFALVVVLLVATVALYAATRWLIGRTRGVVNAKGARQRVPRRLSPAGQALAAAILGAAVGGAALPNVAVVLLALARDWYGTVWPAGLTLAHFRAAVGHEMVIPSIGNSLRYVTLSTLLDLVLGGAIAFLVVRARSRWAVLLDAGAMLPLAIPGLVMAFGYLAVTRDGRPLSFLNPLVDPTAILVMAYAVRRLPFVVRSAAAGLTQISVTLEEAAASLGAGPLRRLARVTVPLLTPHLLAGGVFAFALSMLEVSDSLILAQRQATFPVTKAIYELSQLLGDGRSLAAALGLWAMAFLIAAVACARALLGRKEGGFFRL comes from the coding sequence ATGAACCGCCCGCGTCGCCGCCCCGGCGTGGCCGCCATGTTGATCGGGTGCGCCGCTGTGCTGTTCCTGTTTTTGTTCTGGCCGCTGTCCGACAGCGTGCGCGGCGCGGTGGTCGACGCCAACGGGCATTTCACGCTGGCCTATCTCGGCAGCGTGTTTCGCAATCCCATCTACCGCGAAGGCTTCGTCAATGCGCTCGGCGTCGCGGTCTTTGCCACGGCGCTGGCCGGCTCTGTTGGCATCGGCGTGGCGGTGTTGATTGAACGCTGGGAATTTCCCGGCCGTCGCTGGCTGGGCGCGCTGGTGCCGTTGCCGCTGATGGTGCCGCCGTTCGTGGGCGCGGTGGGCATCCGGCAGATTCTGGGACAGACCGGCGCGCTGAACGCTTTTTTGATCAAGCTGGGCGCGCTGGATGCCGCGCACCCGGTGGATTGGCTGCGCCGCGGGCGTTTCGGCGTGGTGGTGGCGCTGACCGCGCTGCACCTTTATCCGATCGTTTTTCTGAACGTGCAGGCGGCGCTGGCCAACGTCAACGTCGAGATGGAAGAAGCCGCCGCGATGCTGGGTTGCCGCGGCCTGCGCCTGTTTCGCAAGGTCACGCTGCCGGCCATCTTGCCCAGTGTCTTCGCCGCCACCAGCATCGTGCTCATCGCCGGCCTGACCGAGCTGGGCGTGCCGCTGATCTGCGATTTTCAGCGTGTGACCTCGGTGCAGATCTTCACCGGCCTGAAAGACATCGGGCGCAACCCGCTGGTGTTCGCCCTGGTGGTGGTGCTGCTGGTGGCGACGGTGGCCCTGTACGCGGCGACGCGCTGGCTGATCGGTCGCACGCGCGGCGTGGTGAATGCCAAGGGCGCGCGGCAGCGAGTACCGCGGCGTTTGTCGCCGGCCGGCCAGGCGCTGGCGGCAGCGATCCTGGGCGCGGCGGTCGGCGGAGCGGCGCTGCCCAACGTCGCGGTGGTGCTGCTGGCCCTGGCGCGCGACTGGTACGGCACTGTGTGGCCGGCCGGGTTGACCCTGGCGCATTTCCGCGCGGCGGTCGGCCACGAAATGGTGATTCCGTCGATCGGCAACAGCCTGCGCTACGTGACGCTGTCGACGCTGCTGGATCTGGTGCTGGGGGGCGCGATCGCTTTTCTGGTGGTGCGCGCGCGGTCGCGCTGGGCGGTGCTACTGGACGCCGGGGCGATGTTGCCGCTGGCCATCCCGGGGTTGGTGATGGCCTTCGGCTATCTGGCTGTCACGCGGGACGGTCGCCCGTTGTCGTTCTTGAATCCGCTGGTCGATCCCACGGCGATCTTGGTGATGGCTTATGCCGTGCGGCGGTTGCCGTTCGTGGTGCGCTCGGCGGCGGCGGGCCTGACCCAGATCAGCGTGACGCTGGAAGAGGCGGCGGCCAGCCTGGGCGCCGGGCCGCTGCGCCGACTGGCGCGCGTGACGGTACCGTTGCTGACGCCGCACCTTCTGGCGGGGGGCGTGTTCGCCTTCGCGCTGTCGATGCTGGAGGTTTCGGATTCGCTGATTCTCGCTCAGCGCCAGGCGACGTTCCCCGTCACCAAGGCGATTTACGAATTGTCCCAACTGCTGGGTGACGGGCGATCGCTGGCGGCGGCACTGGGGCTGTGGGCGATGGCGTTCCTGATCGCCGCCGTGGCCTGCGCGCGGGCGCTGCTGGGCCGCAAGGAAGGCGGATTCTTCCGTTTGTAG
- a CDS encoding GNAT family N-acetyltransferase produces the protein MSSPTTMTIRRATRADLPALGRLGAHLVRLHHAFDPDRFMAPRPDSEGGYAWFLGTQLEEADVVIFVAEQDGGVVGYVYAGLEPMSWKELREPAGFIHDVVVDEPARGHGAGARLVQAAADWLEAAGAPRVMLWTAEKNQTARQLFDRLGFRPTMVEMTREKNRP, from the coding sequence GCGCGCCGATCTGCCGGCGCTTGGTCGGCTGGGCGCGCACCTGGTGCGTCTGCATCACGCGTTCGATCCCGATCGCTTCATGGCGCCGCGGCCCGATTCGGAAGGCGGCTATGCCTGGTTCTTGGGCACGCAGCTAGAAGAGGCAGACGTGGTCATCTTCGTCGCCGAACAGGACGGCGGCGTGGTGGGCTATGTCTACGCCGGCCTGGAACCGATGTCGTGGAAAGAGCTGCGCGAGCCGGCGGGGTTCATCCACGACGTGGTGGTGGACGAACCGGCGCGCGGCCACGGCGCGGGCGCGCGCCTGGTGCAGGCGGCGGCCGATTGGCTGGAAGCGGCCGGCGCGCCGCGCGTGATGCTGTGGACGGCCGAGAAGAACCAGACCGCTCGCCAGCTGTTCGATCGCCTGGGATTTCGCCCGACCATGGTCGAGATGACGCGCGAGAAAAATCGGCCCTAA
- a CDS encoding class I SAM-dependent methyltransferase yields the protein MALHGTTLTAAGADRVRAGHPQVPLSDLAPGPALDPGRPVRLFSTVGEPLAAGVADPENELLRIWADADALTDTRAFDAAFFRARVSQALALRQTLGLADGVSAYRLINGEGDGLSGLSADIYGPYVVATALSRGLTGHARSLADAALAVFADAGLPLLGGVIKARLKAQAAGPERAERAKDQIIGQTPPEKLIVRENDVPYEVHLRGGINVGLFSDMRQHRAGLHRFVRGRRVLNTFAYTGALSLAAARAGAASVVSVDLAAGPLRWARENFRLSAIDPEGPAFRWESTDVFRFLDGEAGRDGRYDVIILDPPTVSGAGPSSWAAKRDYPELIAAACALLPDAGGHLWVSANNHRGTSVLKHIDAGLALAKRRGAILELGGLPPDFPTPTNWPAARYLEVCQLRVGER from the coding sequence ATGGCGTTGCACGGAACCACCCTCACCGCCGCCGGCGCCGACCGCGTCCGCGCCGGCCACCCACAAGTCCCGCTTTCCGATCTGGCGCCCGGCCCGGCGCTGGATCCGGGGCGGCCGGTGCGTTTGTTTTCCACCGTCGGCGAACCGCTGGCGGCCGGCGTGGCCGATCCCGAAAACGAACTTCTGCGCATCTGGGCCGACGCCGACGCCTTGACCGACACGCGCGCCTTCGATGCGGCGTTCTTTCGCGCCCGCGTCAGTCAAGCGCTGGCCTTGCGCCAGACGCTGGGCCTGGCCGACGGCGTTTCGGCTTACCGCCTGATCAACGGCGAGGGCGATGGGCTGTCCGGGTTGTCGGCGGACATCTACGGCCCGTACGTCGTGGCTACGGCGTTGTCGCGCGGCCTCACCGGCCACGCCCGCTCACTGGCCGACGCGGCGCTGGCGGTGTTCGCCGACGCGGGCTTGCCCCTGCTGGGCGGCGTGATCAAGGCGCGCCTCAAAGCGCAGGCCGCGGGGCCGGAGCGGGCCGAGCGGGCAAAAGATCAGATCATCGGCCAGACGCCGCCGGAAAAATTGATCGTGCGCGAAAACGATGTCCCCTACGAAGTGCACCTGCGCGGCGGCATCAACGTCGGCTTGTTCTCGGACATGCGCCAGCACCGCGCCGGCCTGCACCGCTTCGTGCGCGGGCGGCGCGTGCTGAACACGTTCGCCTATACCGGCGCGCTGTCGCTGGCGGCGGCGCGGGCGGGCGCGGCCAGCGTGGTCAGCGTGGATCTCGCCGCCGGGCCGCTGCGCTGGGCGCGAGAGAACTTCCGCCTCTCCGCGATCGATCCCGAGGGACCTGCCTTTCGCTGGGAGTCGACCGACGTCTTTCGTTTTCTCGACGGCGAAGCCGGGCGCGATGGACGTTATGACGTGATCATTCTGGATCCCCCGACCGTGTCGGGCGCGGGCCCGAGCTCGTGGGCGGCCAAGCGCGATTATCCGGAGCTCATCGCCGCCGCCTGCGCGTTGTTGCCGGACGCGGGCGGGCACCTGTGGGTTTCGGCCAACAACCACCGTGGCACCAGCGTCCTCAAACACATCGACGCCGGATTGGCCCTGGCCAAGCGACGCGGCGCCATCCTCGAGCTCGGCGGCCTGCCGCCCGATTTTCCCACCCCGACAAACTGGCCGGCGGCCCGCTACCTGGAGGTCTGCCAGCTGCGCGTGGGCGAGCGATGA
- a CDS encoding glycosyl hydrolase family 8, with protein sequence MTSATSTRQLALAIFLAGALCAGCGGSSSNSGPDGTTTPKLAFGSHTAMYTAGVIRPSGNQDDLDAAVKTKYQEWKARYLIQGCGGYYVCAADVPGACVNDGLALTKNGGIGPDGQPLDQTMTVSEGHGYGMLIAVLMAGLEPDARTIFDGFVTVRKKFPSPYNANLMAWQMNAGCTGPAPEDNDAATDGDLDSAFALLLAEQQWASPKYGQQARDVIQAVSDREMNPTTHLPLLGDWALPTDEPEMGIQDYYATRLSDHMTDHFRSFQKANMNGGFDWGAAVTGVYDLMDKMQTTYAPMTGLVPDFVSDTNTATPMPISVDYADNVLGEDLTTNYDYNSCRVPWRLGTDYIINGEAKAKTVLTKMNDFIKMTTKGDPTMILDGYSFAGVPHSDAGPNGCFTGSFGVSAMIDSSNQAWLDAIWKNLVTTPADDYYGDTIRLISMIIMSGNWWNP encoded by the coding sequence ATGACGTCCGCGACTTCAACCCGCCAGCTGGCGCTGGCAATTTTCCTGGCCGGCGCCCTCTGCGCCGGCTGCGGCGGCAGCAGCTCGAACAGCGGGCCGGACGGAACCACCACGCCCAAGCTCGCCTTCGGCAGCCACACGGCGATGTACACCGCCGGTGTCATTCGTCCGAGCGGCAACCAGGACGACCTGGACGCCGCGGTGAAGACGAAATACCAGGAATGGAAAGCCCGCTATTTGATCCAGGGCTGCGGCGGCTATTACGTCTGCGCCGCCGACGTGCCGGGCGCCTGCGTGAACGACGGCCTCGCGCTGACCAAGAATGGCGGTATCGGCCCCGACGGTCAGCCGCTGGACCAGACCATGACCGTCTCCGAGGGACACGGCTACGGCATGTTGATCGCCGTGCTGATGGCTGGGCTGGAACCAGACGCCCGCACCATCTTCGACGGCTTTGTGACGGTGCGAAAAAAATTCCCTAGTCCCTACAACGCCAACTTGATGGCCTGGCAGATGAACGCCGGCTGCACCGGGCCGGCCCCCGAGGACAACGACGCCGCCACCGACGGCGATCTGGATTCGGCCTTTGCGCTGCTGCTGGCCGAGCAGCAATGGGCCAGCCCAAAGTATGGCCAGCAGGCCCGCGACGTCATTCAAGCGGTCAGCGATCGCGAGATGAACCCCACCACGCACCTGCCGTTGCTGGGTGACTGGGCCCTGCCCACCGATGAACCCGAGATGGGCATCCAGGACTATTACGCCACCCGCCTGTCCGATCACATGACCGATCACTTCCGTAGCTTTCAGAAGGCCAACATGAACGGCGGCTTCGACTGGGGCGCGGCGGTCACCGGCGTTTACGATCTGATGGACAAGATGCAGACGACGTACGCGCCGATGACGGGCCTGGTGCCGGATTTCGTCTCCGACACGAACACCGCCACGCCAATGCCGATCTCGGTCGACTACGCCGACAACGTCCTCGGCGAGGATCTGACCACCAACTACGACTACAACTCCTGCCGCGTGCCGTGGCGTCTCGGCACCGACTACATCATCAACGGCGAGGCCAAGGCCAAGACGGTCCTGACCAAGATGAATGACTTCATCAAGATGACGACCAAGGGCGACCCGACGATGATCCTCGACGGATACAGCTTTGCCGGCGTGCCCCACAGCGACGCCGGCCCGAACGGCTGCTTCACCGGCAGTTTCGGGGTGTCGGCGATGATCGACAGCTCGAATCAGGCCTGGCTGGACGCCATCTGGAAGAACCTGGTGACCACCCCGGCCGACGACTATTACGGCGACACCATTCGCCTGATCTCGATGATCATCATGTCCGGCAACTGGTGGAATCCATAG
- a CDS encoding extracellular solute-binding protein, with protein sequence MTRGLPAFVALVAVVALPFVVRPRVVERAAAAGAERLVIITPHNEAIRYEFGRAFRAFMATQGRRVEIDWRTPGGTAEVARFLGSEYTAAFQRYWTHDLRRPWSATVASSFMSPSPSPLAEATAARDAFLRSEVGCGLDLLFGGGSVEHVRHARAGRLVDAGLVSAHPELFGPAGIPQQIGGQVMWDRQGRWVGSCVASFGICFNHDSLARLGLPTPTSWRALADPRLAGEIGLADPGKSGTATKAFEIIIQSEMQRAGVVDGWANGLRLIRRIGGNARYFTDSAVKVALDVTAGDAAMGTCIDYYGRFQREFLAEDGYSDRVGYVAPPGETVIDADPISLLRGAPHRELAVAFMAFVLSDEGQKLWSFRRGVPGGPQRYTLARLPILPALYGDAFAERRAPLGENPYAPAGRLEYHEEATGPLFGTIAFVVRAMCVDTEDELKAAYRSLVAAHFPPRATALYDDVSEVDYPTAKGPLLTALRAADPLVEADWSRRLVEKFREQYRQVIALAEAGR encoded by the coding sequence ATGACCCGCGGACTGCCGGCCTTCGTCGCGCTGGTGGCGGTGGTGGCGCTGCCGTTCGTCGTTCGGCCGCGCGTGGTCGAGCGCGCCGCCGCCGCGGGCGCCGAGCGCCTGGTGATCATCACGCCGCACAACGAGGCCATTCGCTATGAGTTTGGCCGCGCCTTCCGGGCCTTCATGGCGACGCAGGGCCGGCGCGTGGAGATCGACTGGCGCACGCCGGGGGGCACGGCGGAGGTGGCCCGCTTCCTTGGTTCGGAATACACGGCTGCGTTCCAGCGCTACTGGACCCACGATCTCCGCCGGCCTTGGTCGGCGACGGTGGCGTCATCGTTCATGTCGCCGAGCCCATCGCCCCTGGCAGAGGCGACCGCCGCGCGCGACGCGTTCCTGCGGTCCGAGGTCGGCTGCGGCCTGGATTTGCTTTTCGGGGGCGGCAGCGTCGAGCACGTCCGCCACGCTCGCGCCGGTCGACTGGTCGACGCCGGCCTGGTCAGCGCCCACCCCGAGCTGTTCGGCCCGGCCGGCATCCCGCAACAGATCGGCGGGCAGGTGATGTGGGATCGGCAAGGGCGCTGGGTGGGATCGTGCGTGGCCAGCTTCGGGATTTGTTTCAACCACGATTCGCTGGCCCGGCTGGGGCTGCCGACGCCGACGTCGTGGCGGGCGCTGGCCGATCCGCGCCTGGCCGGTGAGATCGGTCTGGCTGATCCCGGCAAGAGCGGAACCGCCACCAAGGCGTTCGAGATCATCATTCAGAGCGAAATGCAGCGCGCCGGTGTGGTCGACGGCTGGGCCAACGGTTTGCGGCTGATCAGGCGCATCGGCGGCAACGCGCGCTACTTCACCGATTCGGCGGTCAAGGTGGCGTTGGACGTCACCGCCGGTGACGCGGCGATGGGGACCTGCATCGATTACTACGGACGCTTTCAGCGTGAATTCTTGGCCGAGGACGGCTATTCGGATCGCGTCGGCTACGTCGCCCCGCCCGGCGAGACGGTCATCGACGCCGATCCGATCAGCCTGCTTCGCGGGGCGCCCCACCGCGAATTGGCCGTCGCGTTCATGGCGTTCGTGCTGTCGGATGAAGGACAGAAGCTGTGGTCCTTCCGGCGCGGCGTGCCCGGTGGTCCGCAACGATACACGCTCGCTCGCTTGCCCATCCTGCCGGCGCTGTACGGCGACGCCTTCGCCGAAAGGCGGGCGCCGCTGGGCGAAAATCCCTACGCTCCGGCCGGCCGCCTGGAATATCACGAGGAGGCGACCGGGCCGTTGTTCGGTACCATCGCCTTCGTGGTGCGCGCCATGTGCGTGGACACCGAGGATGAACTGAAGGCCGCCTACCGGTCGCTCGTCGCTGCGCATTTTCCGCCCCGGGCGACCGCGCTTTACGACGACGTGTCGGAGGTCGACTACCCGACGGCGAAAGGTCCGCTGTTGACCGCGCTGCGCGCGGCCGATCCGCTGGTCGAGGCAGACTGGTCGCGCCGCCTGGTCGAAAAATTTCGCGAGCAGTATCGCCAGGTGATCGCGCTGGCCGAGGCCGGACGATGA